Proteins co-encoded in one Saccharomyces cerevisiae S288C chromosome II, complete sequence genomic window:
- the CPP1 gene encoding cysteine-rich palmitoylated domain-containing protein CPP1 (Tail-anchored plasma membrane (PM) protein; C-terminal palmitoylation is required for membrane anchoring and protein stability; PM localization is polarized to the daughter cell; contains a conserved, cysteine-rich palmitoylated domain (CYSPD, aka CYSTM); similarity to hydrophilins, proteins involved in the adaptive response to hyperosmotic conditions; CPP1 has a paralog, YDL012C, that arose from the whole genome duplication), whose protein sequence is MSANDYYGGTAGEKSQYSRPSNPPPSSAHQNKTQERGYPPQQQQQYYQQQQQHPGYYNQQGYNQQGYNQQGYNQQGYNQQGYNQQGYNQQGHQQPVYVQQQPPQRGNEGCLAACLAALCICCTMDMLF, encoded by the coding sequence ATGTCTGCTAACGATTACTACGGCGGAACCGCCGGCGAGAAGAGCCAATATTCCCGTCCCTCCAACCCGCCACCTTCATCCGCTCATCAGAACAAAACTCAGGAGCGTGGATACCCACcccaacaacagcagcagtactaccagcagcagcagcagcatcCCGGATACTATAACCAACAAGGATACAATCAGCAAGGGTACAATCAGCAAGGGTACAATCAGCAGGGCTACAATCAGCAGGGATATAACCAGCAGGGATATAACCAACAAGGCCATCAACAACCAGTCTACGTCCAACAACAACCACCCCAGAGGGGTAACGAAGGTTGTCTGGCTGCATGTCTGGCTGCATTATGTATATGCTGCACCATGGATATGCTATTCTAA
- a CDS encoding gag-pol fusion protein (Retrotransposon TYA Gag and TYB Pol genes; transcribed/translated as one unit; polyprotein is processed to make a nucleocapsid-like protein (Gag), reverse transcriptase (RT), protease (PR), and integrase (IN); similar to retroviral genes) — translation MESQQLSNYPHISHGSACASVTSKEVHTNQDPLDVSASKIQEYDKASTKANSQQTTTPASSAVPENPHHASPQPASVPPPQNGPYPQQCMMTQNQANPSGWSFYGHPSMIPYTPYQMSPMYFPPGPQSQFPQYPSSVGTPLSTPSPESGNTFTDSSSADSDMTSTKKYVRPPPMLTSPNDFPNWVKTYIKFLQNSNLGGIIPTVNGKPVRPITDDELTFLYNAFQIFAPSQFLPTWVKDILSVDYTDIMKILSKSIEKMQSDTQEANDIVTLANLQYNGSTPADAFETKVTNIIDRLNNNGIHINNKVACQLIMRGLSGEYKFLRYTRHRHLNMTVAELFLDIHAIYEEQQGSRNSKPNYRRNPSDEKNDSRSYTNTTKPKVIARNPQKTNNSKSKTARAHNVSTSNNSPSTDNDSISKSTTEPIQLNNKHDLHLGQKLTESTVNHTNHSDDELPGHLLLDSGASRTLIRSAHHIHSASSNPDINVVDAQKRNIPINAIGDLQFHFQDNTKTSLKVLHTPNIAYDLLSLNELAAVDITACFTKNVLERSDGTVLAPIVKYGDFYWVSKKYLLPSNISVPTINNVHTSESTRKYPYPFIHRMLAHANAQTIRYSLKNNTITYFNESDVDWSSAIDYQCPDCLIGKSTKHRHIKGSRLKYQNSYEPFQYLHTDIFGPVHNLPKSAPSYFISFTDETTKFRWVYPLHDRREDSILDVFTTILAFIKNQFQASVLVIQMDRGSEYTNRTLHKFLEKNGITPCYTTTADSRAHGVAERLNRTLLDDCRTQLQCSGLPNHLWFSAIEFSTIVRNSLASPKSKKSARQHAGLAGLDISTLLPFGQPVIVNDHNPNSKIHPRGIPGYALHPSRNSYGYIIYLPSLKKTVDTTNYVILQGKDSRLDQFNYDALTFDEDLNRLTASYQSFIASNEIQQSNDLNIESDHDFQSDIELYPEQPRNVLSKAVSPTDSTPPSTHTEDSKRVSKTNIRAPREVDPNISESNILPSKKRSSTPQISDIESTDSGGMHRLDVPLLAPMSQSNTHESSYASKSKDFRHSDSYSDNETNHTNVPISSTGGTNNKTVPQTSEQETEKRIIHRFTSDRILPSSESNSLHHVVPIKTSDTCFKENTEESIIADLPLPDLPPEPPTELSDSFKELPPINSRQTNSSLGGIGDSNAYTTINSKKRSLEDNETEIKVSRDTWNTKNMRSLEPPRSKKRIHLIAAVKAVKSIKPIRTTLRYDEAITYNKDIKEKEKYIEAYHKEVNQLLKMKTWDTDKYYDRKEIDPKRVINSMFIFNRKRDGTHKARFVARGDIQHPDTYDSGMQSNTVHHYALMTSLSLALDNNYYITQLDISSAYLYADIKEELYIRPPPHLGMNDKLIRLKKSLYGLKQSGANWYETIKSYLIKQCGMEEVRGWSCVFKNSQVTICLFVDDMILFSKDLNSNKRIIAKLKMQYDTKIINLGESDDEIQHDILGLEIKYQRGKYMKLGMENSLTEKIPKLNVPLNPNGRKLGAPGQPGLYINQQELELEEDDYKMKVHEMQKLIGLASYVGYKFRFDLLYYINTLAQHILFPSKQVLDMTYELIQFIWNTRDKQLIWHKSKPVKPTNKLVVISDASYGNQPYYKSQIGNIYLLNGKVIGGKSTKASLTCTSTTEAEIHAISESVPLLNNLSYLIQELDKKPITKGLLTDSKSTISIIISNNEEKFRNRFFGTKAMRLRDEVSGNHLHVCYIETKKNIADVMTKPLPIKTFKLLTNKWIH, via the exons atggaatcccaacaattatctaattacCCACATATATCTCATGGTAGCGCCTGtgcttcggttacttctaaggaagtccacacaaatcaagatccgttagacgtttcagcttccaaaattcaagaatatgataaggcttccactaaggctaactctcaacagacaacaacacctgcttcatcagctgttccagagaacccCCATCATGCCTCTCCTCAACCTgcttcagtaccacctCCACAGAATGGGCCGTACCCACAGCAGTGCATGATGACCCAAAACCAAGCCAATCCATCTGGTTGGTCATTTTACGGACACCCATCTATGATTCCGTATAcaccttatcaaatgtcgcctatgtactttccacctgggccacaatcacagtttccgcagtatccatcatcagttggaacGCCTCTGAGCACTCCATCACCTGAGTCAggtaatacatttactgattcatcctcagcggactctgatatgacatccactaaaaaatatgtcagaccaccaccaatgttaacctcacctaatgactttccaaattgggttaaaacatacatcaaatttttacaaaactcgaatctcggtggtattattccgACAGTAAACGGAAAACCCGTACGTCCGatcactgatgatgaactcaccttcttgtataacgcttttcaaatatttgctcccTCTCAATTCCTACCTACCTGGGTCAAAGACATCCTATCCGTTGATTATAcggatatcatgaaaattctttccaaaagtattgaaaaaatgcaatctgATACCCAAGAGGCAAACGACATTGTGACCctggcaaatttgcaatataatggcagtacacctgcagatgcatttgaaacaaaagtcacaaacattatcgacagactgaacaataatggcattcatatcaataacaaggtcGCATGTcaattaattatgagaggtctatctggcgaatataaatttttacgctaCACACGTCATCGAcatctaaatatgacagtcgctgaactgttcttagatatccatgctatttatgaagaacaacagggatcgagaaacagcaaacctaattacaggagaaatccgagtgatgagaagaatgattctcgcagctatacgaatacaaccaaacccaaagttatagctcggaatcctcaaaaaacaaataattcgaaatcgaaaacagcCAGGGCTCACAATGTATCCACATCTAATAACTCTCCCAGCACGGACAACGATTCcatcagtaaatcaactactgaaccgattcaattgaacaataagcaCGACCTTCATCTT GGCCAGAAACTTACTGAATCTACAGTAAATCATACTaatcattctgatgatgaactccctggacacctccttctcgattcaggagcatcacgaacccttataagatctgctcatcacatacactcagcatcatctaatcctgacataaacgtagttgatgctcaaaaaagaaatataccaattaacgctattggtgacctacaatttcacttccaggacaacaccaaaacatcattaaaggtattgcacactcctaacatagcctatgacttactcagtttgaatgaattggctgcagtagatatcacagcatgctttaccaaaaacgtcTTAGAACGATCTGACGGCACTGTACTTGCACCTATCGTAAAatatggagacttttactgggtatctaaaaagtacttgcttccatcaaatatctccgtacccaccatcaataatgtccatacaagtgaaagtacacgcaaatatccttatcctttcattcatcgaatgcttgcgcatgccaatgcacagacaattcgatactcacttaaaaataacaccatcacgtattttaacgaatcagatgtcgactggtctagtgctattgactatcaatgtcctgattgtttaatcggcaaaagcaccaaacacagacatatcaaaggttcacgactaaaataccaaaattcatacgaaccctttcaatacctacatactgacatatttggtccagttcacaacctaccaaaaagtgcaccatcctatttcatctcatttactgatgagacaacaaaattccgtTGGGTTTATCCATTACACGACCGTCGCGAGGACTCTATCCtcgatgtttttactacgatactagcttttattaaaaaccagtttcaggccagtgtcttggttatacaaatggaccgtggttctgagtatactaacagaactctccataaattccttgaaaaaaatggtataactccatgctatacaaccacaGCGGATTCCCGAGCACATGGAGTCGCTGAACGGCTGAACCGTACCTTATTAGATGACTGCCGTACTCAACTGCAATGTAGTGGTTTACCGAACCATTTATGGTTCTCTgcaatcgaattttctactattgtgagaaattcactagcttcacctaaaagcaaaaaatctgcaagacaacatgctggcttggcaggacttgatatcagtactttgttacctttcggtcaacctgttatcgtcaatgatcacaaccctaactccaaaatacatcctcgtggcaTCCCAGGCTACGCTCTACATCCGTCtcgaaactcttatggatatatcatctatcttccatccttaaagaagacagtagatacaactaactatgttattcttcagggcAAGGACTCCAGAttagatcaattcaattacgacgcactcactttcgatgaagacttAAACCGTTTAACTGCTTCATATCAATCGTTCATTGCGTCAAATGAGATCCAACAATCCAATGATCTTAACATAGAATCAGACCATGACTTTCAATCTGATATTGAACTATATCCTGAGCAACCGAGAAAtgtcctttcaaaagctgtgagTCCAACCGATTCCACACCCCCGTCAACTCATACTGAAGATTCGAAACGTGTTTctaaaaccaatattcgcgcacccagagaagttgaccccaacatatctgaatctaatattcttccatctaAGAAGAGATCTAGCACCCCCCAAATTTCCGATATCGAGAGTACCGATTCGGGTGGTATGCATAGATTAGATGTTCCTTTACTTGCTCCCATGTCCCAATCTAACACACATGAGTCGTCGTACGccagtaaatctaaagatttcagacacTCAGACTCGTACAGTGACAATGAGACTAATCATACAAACGTACCAATATCCAGTACGGGTGGtaccaataataaaacTGTTCCGCAGACAAGCGAACAGGAGACtgagaaaaggattataCACCGCTTCACCTCCGATCGGATACTTCCGTCATCAGAAAGTAATTCACTACACCATGTCGTTCCTATCAAAACGTCAGATACTTGTTTTAAGGAAAATACAGAGGAATCTATTATCGCTGATCTTCCACTCCCCGATCTGCCTCCAGAACCTCCTACCGAATTATCAGACTCTTTTAAAGAACTTCCACCGATCAATTCTCGTCaaactaattccagtttgggtggtattggtgactctaatgcctatactactatcaacagtaagaaaagatcattagaagataatgaaactgaaattaaggtatcacgagacacatggaatactaagaatatgcgtagtttagaacctccgagatcgaagaaacgaattcacctgattgcagctgtaaaagcagtaaaatcaatcaaaccaatacgAACAACCTTACGATACGATGAGGCAATCacctataataaagatattaaagaaaaagaaaaatatatcgaggcataccacaaagaagtcaatcaactgttgaagatgaaaacttgggACACTgacaaatattatgacagaaaagaaatagaccctaaaagagtaataaattcaatgtttatcttcaacaggAAACGTGACGGTACTCAtaaagctagatttgttgcaagaggtgaTATTCAGCATCCTGACACTTACGACTCAGGCatgcaatccaataccgtacatcactatgcattaatgacatccctgtcacttgcattagacaataactactatattacacaattagacatatcttcggcatatttgtatgcagacatcaaagaagaattatacataagacctccaccacatttaggaatgaatgataagttgatacgtttgaagaaatcactttatggattgaaacaaagtggagCGAACTGGTacgaaactatcaaatcatacctgataaaacagtgtggtatggaagaagttcgtggatggtcatgcgtatttaagaatagtcaagtaacaatttgcttattcgttgatgatatgatattgttcaGCAAGGACTTAAATTCgaataaaagaattataGCAAAACTCAAGATGCAATACGATACCAAGATTATAAATCTAGGTGAAAGcgatgatgaaattcaaCACGACATCCTTGgcttagaaatcaaatatcaaagaggtaaatacatgaaattaggtatggaaaactcattaactgagaaaatacccaaattaaacgtacctttgaaTCCAAACGGAAGAAAACTTGGTGCCCCAGGCCAACCAGGTCTCTATATAAACCAGCAAGAACTAGAgctagaagaagatgattacaaaatgaaggtacatgaaatgcaaaagctGATAGGTCTAGCatcatatgttggatataaatttagatttgacctattatactacatcaacacacttgcacaacatatactatttcCGTCCAAGCAAGTGTTAGATATGACATATGAATTGATACAGTTCATATGGAATACGAGAGATAAGCAATtaatatggcacaaaaGCAAACCTGTTAAGCCAACAAATAAATTAGTTGTTATAAGCGATGCCTCGTATGGTAACCAACCGTATTATAAATCACAAATTGGcaacatatatttacttaatggaaaagtaattggaggaaagtccACCAAGGCTTCATTAACATGTACTTCAACTAcggaagcagaaatacacgcAATAAGTGAATCTGtcccattattaaataatctAAGTTACCTGATACAAGAACTCgacaagaaaccaattacCAAAGGATTACTAACCGACAGTAAATCTACAAtcagtataattatatccaataatgaagagaaatttagaaacagattttttggtactaAAGCAATGAGACTgagagatgaagtatcaggAAATCATCTGCACGTATGCTATATcgaaaccaaaaagaatattgcaGACGTAATGACcaaacctcttccgataaaaacattcaaactattaacaaacaaatggattcattag
- the GRX7 gene encoding glutathione-disulfide reductase GRX7 (Cis-golgi localized monothiol glutaredoxin; more similar in activity to dithiol than other monothiol glutaredoxins; involved in the oxidative stress response; does not bind metal ions; GRX7 has a paralog, GRX6, that arose from the whole genome duplication): MAIVINKRNVRVLVITNLLLIVVFFVLRNSNASVNESITTHHPDSLVTFDNSGNAPGTHQSVHDTVNTQDKEAEEVDKNSGDAEFDAAAEYNKIMEQSPMIVFSKTGCPYSKKLKALLTNSYTFSPSYYVVELDRHEHTKELQDQIEKVTGRRTVPNVIIGGTSRGGYTEIAELHKNDELLDSFKKWSDGAFTVKANSQSESA, from the coding sequence ATGGCTATTGttataaacaaaagaaacgTGAGAGTCTTGGTAATAACTAATTTACTGCTCATTGTTGTGTTTTTTGTGTTAAGGAATTCGAATGCTAGCGTCAACGAAAGTATTACTACTCACCATCCTGATTCATTGGTGACGTTTGACAATTCAGGAAATGCACCTGGCACTCACCAATCTGTCCATGATACAGTAAATACACAAGATAAGGAAGCCGAAGAAGTTGATAAAAATAGTGGGGACGCTGAATTTGATGCCGCTGCAGAATACAACAAAATAATGGAACAGTCACCCATGATTGTATTTAGCAAGACTGGCTGCCCATATAGCAAAAAACTGAAAGCTTTGTTGACTAATTCGTACACGTTTTCTCCATCTTACTACGTTGTAGAATTGGATAGGCACGAACACACAAAAGAACTACAAGACCAGATTGAAAAAGTCACTGGTAGGAGAACAGTCCCAAACGTTATCATCGGTGGTACTTCCAGAGGTGGTTATACTGAGATAGCAGAGTTAcataaaaatgatgaacTTCTAGactctttcaaaaaatggagCGATGGGGCGTTTACTGTAAAAGCTAATTCGCAATCTGAGAGTGCCTAG
- a CDS encoding uncharacterized protein (hypothetical protein; haploid deletion mutant exhibits synthetic phenotype with alpha-synuclein; SWAT-GFP fusion protein localizes to the endoplasmic reticulum while mCherry fusion protein localizes to both the endoplasmic reticulum and vacuole): protein MIYPLFRICILGAFLLGSYACLENSTQKGIEGVTLSHNSVQINNTLAKSAPFCESDALSMNYSTENMLSNNACDYTKNSSYPYIITIITKAFDNALENSLNLQANRKLYHRVGTCIQNIFYQLLLTVNY, encoded by the coding sequence ATGATATATCCCTTATTCAGGATATGTATCCTAGGTGCATTTCTGTTGGGTAGCTATGCATGTCTTGAAAATAGTACGCAAAAGGGTATTGAAGGGGTAACTCTCTCTCATAATAGTGTACAAATTAATAATACTTTGGCAAAATCTGCGCCATTTTGTGAGTCAGACGCTCTTTCAATGAATTATTCAACTGAAAATATGTTAAGTAATAATGCATGCGATTATACGAAAAATTCTTCGTATCCATATATTATTACCATTATTACTAAGGCCTTTGATAATGCCCTTGAAAATTCACTTAATTTACAAGCAAACAGGAAGCTTTATCACAGAGTGGGGACGtgtatacagaatattttttatcaactGTTGTTAACTGTGAATTACTGA
- a CDS encoding gag protein (Retrotransposon TYA Gag gene co-transcribed with TYB Pol; translated as TYA or TYA-TYB polyprotein; Gag is a nucleocapsid protein that is the structural constituent of virus-like particles (VLPs); similar to retroviral Gag): MESQQLSNYPHISHGSACASVTSKEVHTNQDPLDVSASKIQEYDKASTKANSQQTTTPASSAVPENPHHASPQPASVPPPQNGPYPQQCMMTQNQANPSGWSFYGHPSMIPYTPYQMSPMYFPPGPQSQFPQYPSSVGTPLSTPSPESGNTFTDSSSADSDMTSTKKYVRPPPMLTSPNDFPNWVKTYIKFLQNSNLGGIIPTVNGKPVRPITDDELTFLYNAFQIFAPSQFLPTWVKDILSVDYTDIMKILSKSIEKMQSDTQEANDIVTLANLQYNGSTPADAFETKVTNIIDRLNNNGIHINNKVACQLIMRGLSGEYKFLRYTRHRHLNMTVAELFLDIHAIYEEQQGSRNSKPNYRRNPSDEKNDSRSYTNTTKPKVIARNPQKTNNSKSKTARAHNVSTSNNSPSTDNDSISKSTTEPIQLNNKHDLHLRPETY, from the coding sequence atggaatcccaacaattatctaattacCCACATATATCTCATGGTAGCGCCTGtgcttcggttacttctaaggaagtccacacaaatcaagatccgttagacgtttcagcttccaaaattcaagaatatgataaggcttccactaaggctaactctcaacagacaacaacacctgcttcatcagctgttccagagaacccCCATCATGCCTCTCCTCAACCTgcttcagtaccacctCCACAGAATGGGCCGTACCCACAGCAGTGCATGATGACCCAAAACCAAGCCAATCCATCTGGTTGGTCATTTTACGGACACCCATCTATGATTCCGTATAcaccttatcaaatgtcgcctatgtactttccacctgggccacaatcacagtttccgcagtatccatcatcagttggaacGCCTCTGAGCACTCCATCACCTGAGTCAggtaatacatttactgattcatcctcagcggactctgatatgacatccactaaaaaatatgtcagaccaccaccaatgttaacctcacctaatgactttccaaattgggttaaaacatacatcaaatttttacaaaactcgaatctcggtggtattattccgACAGTAAACGGAAAACCCGTACGTCCGatcactgatgatgaactcaccttcttgtataacgcttttcaaatatttgctcccTCTCAATTCCTACCTACCTGGGTCAAAGACATCCTATCCGTTGATTATAcggatatcatgaaaattctttccaaaagtattgaaaaaatgcaatctgATACCCAAGAGGCAAACGACATTGTGACCctggcaaatttgcaatataatggcagtacacctgcagatgcatttgaaacaaaagtcacaaacattatcgacagactgaacaataatggcattcatatcaataacaaggtcGCATGTcaattaattatgagaggtctatctggcgaatataaatttttacgctaCACACGTCATCGAcatctaaatatgacagtcgctgaactgttcttagatatccatgctatttatgaagaacaacagggatcgagaaacagcaaacctaattacaggagaaatccgagtgatgagaagaatgattctcgcagctatacgaatacaaccaaacccaaagttatagctcggaatcctcaaaaaacaaataattcgaaatcgaaaacagcCAGGGCTCACAATGTATCCACATCTAATAACTCTCCCAGCACGGACAACGATTCcatcagtaaatcaactactgaaccgattcaattgaacaataagcaCGACCTTCATCTTAGGCCAGAAACTTACTGA
- the MNN2 gene encoding alpha-1,2-mannosyltransferase MNN2 (Alpha-1,2-mannosyltransferase; responsible for addition of the first alpha-1,2-linked mannose to form the branches on the mannan backbone of oligosaccharides, localizes to an early Golgi compartment): protein MLLTKRFSKLFKLTFIVLILCGLFVITNKYMDENTSVKEYKEYLDRYVQSYSNKYSSSSDAASADDSTPLRDNDEAGNEKLKSFYNNVFNFLMVDSPKGSTAKQYNEACLLKGDIGDRPDHYKDLYKLSAKELSKCLELSPDEVASLTKSHKDYVEHIATLVSPKGTYKGSGIATVGGGKFSLMAFLIIKTLRNMGTTLPVEVLIPPGDEGETEFCNKILPKYNSKCIYVSDILPRETIEKFVFKGYQFKSLALIASSFENLLLLDADNFPIKPLDNIFNEEPYVSTGLVMWPDFWRRTTHPLYYDIAGIAVDKKKRVRNSRDDITPPAVYTKDLKDLSDVPLSDLDGTIPDVSTESGQLMINKTKHLATALLSLFYNVNGPTWYYPIFSQKAAGEGDKETFIAAANFYGLSFYQVRTRTGVEGYHDEDGFHGVAMLQHDFVQDYGRYLNAMESIGNKYGGTKSADAIKFDKNYSLEKYTEEFFDNEDLNAKNHVDVMFIHSNFPKFDPYDLSKSNFLTTNGKPARSYTALKKVKNYDIELENFKVLNEYVCVNKNPFKYLDDLLGQDKTEWKRVCGYITDRLAFLESTHDKAIAGK, encoded by the coding sequence ATGCTGCTTACCAAAAGGTTTTCAAAGCTGTTCAAGCTGACGTTCATAGTTTTGATATTGTGCGGGCTGTTCGTCATTACAAACAAATACATGGATGAGAACACGTCGGTCAAGGAGTACAAGGAGTACTTAGACAGATATGTCCAGAGTTACTCCAATAAgtattcatcttcctcAGACGCCGCCAGCGCTGACGATTCAACCCCATTGAGGGACAATGATGAGGCAGGCAAtgaaaagttgaaaagCTTCTACAACAACGTTTTCAACTTTCTAATGGTTGATTCGCCCAAGGGGAGTACTGCAAAGCAGTATAACGAGGCATGCTTATTAAAGGGTGACATTGGAGACCGTCCCGACCACTACAAAGATCTTTACAAGTTGTCTGCTAAGGAGCTGTCCAAGTGTTTGGAACTATCTCCGGATGAAGTAGCAAGTCTGACCAAAAGCCATAAGGACTACGTAGAGCATATAGCGACTCTCGTCTCGCCAAAGGGTACGTACAAAGGGTCCGGTATAGCCACAGTGGGTGGCGGGAAGTTCTCCCTTATGGCATTTTTGATCATTAAGACTTTAAGGAATATGGGGACCACGTTACCTGTGGAAGTCCTGATCCCTCCTGGTGATGAAGGTGAAACTGAGTTTTGTAACAAGATTCTGCCTAAGTATAACTCCAAGTGTATTTACGTTTCAGATATTCTACCACGAGAGAcgattgaaaaatttgttttcaaaggaTACCAGTTTAAATCATTGGCCCTTATCGCTTCTAGTTTTGAAAACCTGCTCTTACTGGATGCTGACAACTTCCCCATCAAACCCCTAGACAACATATTCAATGAAGAACCATATGTGTCTACGGGCTTGGTCATGTGGCCCGATTTCTGGAGGCGTACAACTCACCCATTGTATTACGACATTGCAGGTATTGCTGTggacaagaaaaagagagtTCGCAATTCTCGAGACGATATCACCCCACCTGCTGTTTACACAAAGGATTTGAAGGATTTGAGTGACGTCCCGCTAAGTGACCTAGACGGAACAATACCCGACGTGTCTACGGAATCCGGCCAACTGATGATAAACAAAACGAAGCATTTGGCTACGGCTCTTCTATCTTTATTCTACAACGTCAATGGACCAACGTGGTACTACCCAatattttctcaaaaagcTGCTGGTGAAGGTGATAAGGAAACTTTCATTGCCGCTGCAAACTTTTATGGTCTATCATTTTACCAAGTTAGAACAAGGACAGGCGTTGAAGGCTACCATGATGAAGACGGGTTTCATGGTGTAGCAATGTTACAACACGACTTTGTGCAGGATTATGGCCGTTACTTAAATGCTATGGAGAGCATTGGCAACAAATACGGTGGCACTAAATCAGCTGATGCAATCAAGTTTGACAAAAACTATTCCCTCGAAAAATACACCGAAGAATTTTTCGACAACGAGGACTTAAATGCCAAGAATCATGTAGATGTTATGTTCATCCATTCAAACTTCCCAAAGTTTGACCCATACGATTTATCTAAAAGCAATTTTTTGACTACGAATGGTAAACCTGCTCGTTCATATACGGCCttaaaaaaggtaaaaaattaCGATATTGAACTAGAGAATTTCAAGGTTTTAAACGAATATGTTTGTGTTAATAAGAATCCTTTCAAATATCTCGATGACCTTTTAGGGCAGGATAAAACGGAATGGAAAAGAGTGTGTGGTTACATCACCGATAGATTAGCATTTTTAGAATCTACTCATGATAAGGCGATTGCCGGTAAATAA